DNA from Oculatellaceae cyanobacterium:
ACTAGAGTTTGGAGCGACATTATCTGTTTCTGGCTCGGAGGGAAATGGTACAACACTAGATGGCTGACTGGATACCACTTTTGTAGCGCGCGGCATTACTAAAGTCGGCGTTGTCTTCACAAGATTTGTTTCCTGTCCTTGTGCCACAACTGTCTGCGTTTGGGAGTTGTTTGATTGCACTTCATTAATGCCATAACTCCCCAACTTGCTCATAGCTTGCCATTCAGCTACAGGATCAAAATTGTTTGTTGTTCGCACACTCTTCTTGGGCTGAACTTTGACAGCTAACTGCTTGGCAGCCGTAGGTTGTACTTTGGGTGCTTCTGCACGAGATACAGTTGTAGTTGTACGAAGACGCGCTGGCATCGAACGTTGTGCTACAGTCACGTTACGCACAGGGGAAATACGACGCGGTGATGCTGAGTAACCAGAATATCGTGGTGGTGGAACTGTTGATGTCTTTGGCGTATTAGCTGTAGTAGTCTTGGTAGTAGCAACTTCTTTTGAGGGAGTTTCAACTTTCGCAACATTAGTTTTAGGGCGATTAACTTTCTCAACTGCCTTTAATTGCTCCTCTTGTTTTGCTAAAGCAACTTGTGTTTTCAAATTACCCACTTCTTCATTAGGTTCTAGCGTTGGTGTAGGGCTGGGGGTTGGTGATGGGCTAGAATTTTCTGTTACTACTGGACGAGAAGATTTTGATGTAATAACACTAGATAAAAATGCACCAGCAGAGATAAAAACTACAAACAAAGCAGTGCCAACTAGACCAATTTTAGAAAAGGGGTTGTTGGAAAAACTTGGTTCTGTTTTAGAGGCAACTGGATCTTCAAATAATTCATTTTGTGAAATTACATTGCCTTGTAAGTTACTTTCTGCATTTGCGTATTCAGTTGTATAATTTTCATCTCCATCTGGATAAACAGGGAGACGCGAATCATCTACATCTTGAAACCCTACCATCTCAGCTAACTGTTGCTCAGTTAGAAAATGCCATGAAATTGAAGATTCATGTTCTTTATTACTGTTGGTGTTAGCGTTAATTTCTTCATTACCATTATTATAAAAATTACTTGGGACACTCATTACATATTCTCCTGTTTTAAATCACGAATTCCGTAAATCTCTAAACCACTAGAACGCACTTTATGAATCAGCGCAGCTACTCCATTGGTAGCAAATGGAGGTACTTCCACTGCTTGCACAAATATTTCTTTGTTAAACGGAATTACTTCCCCTAAATTGCTACCCTTGTCGAATACCATCAAGTTAGCCACCATTGCCACCTTCCACTTTCCCGATGCAATTTGTTGAGGTGGGCGCACTTCTAACGGCACTAAAGCTACCTGTGTTGACCCAACAAACACGCCTTGAGGTATTAATTGAGCTACCTTTTGTAAAAACTCTTTGCGAAAATCCTCACTTAAAGCAAAACCTGCTTGCCATGCAGATGTAGTTACTCTGCCTTTCACACCAACTTTAGTATTAAGATTAATTCCTGGATCGACACTAGGTTTTGTTGTTTCTTTCTCAGCTTTAGTTGTTGTAATAGTGCCTGACCAATTCATAATCGCAGTCATGGTTTTTACAACAAAATATGAGACTACTTGGGGAGTACGTTCTTTGTTACCCAAAGCTGTTACTGCAACTGTTTCGCCATCTGATAATTGCACTAAAGAAGGTGGATCTTTTCTTGCTAAGTTTGAGAATGCACCATACTGTAAAAGCAAAATCAAAAAGATGACAATATGTAATCCCAAACTTCCTAGTACAAATAAACCTAAAATGTCACCTTGTGAATAGTTGGAATTATTGTTTCCTAGAAAATTTAACCGCTTTTCTGCTCCTGAATTTCTTAAATTATTTAACTTTTTCATATTTTTGTTCCCAGTTGGATATCGGTTTTCATTGGGACAATTTGGGCTGTATATTCTCCCCCTGCCCTCTGCCCTTACTAGCTTCTTCTAGTCGGTAAAACAGAACTTAATCCAAATTGAGCTATCGAACTAAAACTATTGAAGACAGCCATACCAGCACCTCCTGCTAACACTAACGACAATATCGGAGCTAAAAGTCCTACAACAAAAGGAAATACTAAAGAACTAATAGGTTTAAATGTGCCTGGTTCGCCAGTTGCAGTTTCAGCATTAGTCACTAAAGTAGCAACCAACCCCACCACGATATTGAAAGAAAGTTTGACCATTCCTACTGAATAAAAACCAGTTAACCAAGCAAAAATTGCTTTTTGACCAACCGGAAGTAAAGAACCACCTACTGCTAAAGGCCCTAAAAGAGCAGTCAGAAGCAAACTAATTTCAACAACCCATTGAAATCCAATAGCCATAGCCATTAATATCCCTCTAATAGCGTGTTCTAAAGGATTGGTATTCAAAAAATTAGACAATTGTTGAAATGTCTCAAAAATTTGGTTAGGAAAGTTTTGAGAGTTTTGTGTTTGTTGTGCTGTATTAATTGCATTCTCTACACAGGTAGTTTGCTGCTGTAAATCGGGCAGAGATTGACAATTAGTTAAAAGAGCTTGTAGTTCGCTACTTGCTTGATCTTGAGCTAATACTCCAGCAACAGCATCTTGG
Protein-coding regions in this window:
- a CDS encoding TrbI/VirB10 family protein, whose product is MSVPSNFYNNGNEEINANTNSNKEHESSISWHFLTEQQLAEMVGFQDVDDSRLPVYPDGDENYTTEYANAESNLQGNVISQNELFEDPVASKTEPSFSNNPFSKIGLVGTALFVVFISAGAFLSSVITSKSSRPVVTENSSPSPTPSPTPTLEPNEEVGNLKTQVALAKQEEQLKAVEKVNRPKTNVAKVETPSKEVATTKTTTANTPKTSTVPPPRYSGYSASPRRISPVRNVTVAQRSMPARLRTTTTVSRAEAPKVQPTAAKQLAVKVQPKKSVRTTNNFDPVAEWQAMSKLGSYGINEVQSNNSQTQTVVAQGQETNLVKTTPTLVMPRATKVVSSQPSSVVPFPSEPETDNVAPNSSAMLASGSAIPSSSLEVPFPTKPTAPLFPVNSDLAIASTEENQIDQNSLAVNSVEEQNILSNIPSQFSNSSYTNFQKTLARTNEQEFKEFDEQMNLAEEQTFLTSTQSRRLMVGSKATGKLISPAIWFGKEGNADTEQFVVQLTQPLTDSDGSISVPSGSEIVATIERVSASGVAVVKVSRLIMDGQEYILPEGAITLRGNNGQALMASKSGNKNSEIVSRDATTFVLGSLSKVGEVLNRPNMETSTSSSGVGINQTTISRSGNRNILGAILEGGFEPLNQEILRRNRQATEQAMSRPDTWYIPANQSVQLVITRSFEL